The DNA window CTGGCGTGAGCACGCGCGTGGGCGAGGCGGACGTCGACGAGGACGAGCGGGAGCCCGACTCACCCACCGACCTCACGCGCCGCTCGAAGAAGTTCGTCCTGAGGAAGACCCTGTCGGAGTTCAGCGACGACCAGTGCACCGACCTGGCCGCCGCGCTGACCTACTACGCCGTGCTGGCGCTGTTCCCCGCCGCGATCGCGCTGACGTCGATCCTCGGTCTGGTCGGCCAGGGCACCTCGGCCGTCGACGAGGTGCTCGAGATCCTGGGCCAGGTCGGCGCCGGCGGCGTCGCGGACTCCATCGGCCCGACGCTGCGCGAGCTCAGTGGCTCGCAGGGTGCGGGCCTGGCGTTCGTGGTCGGCCTGGCCGGCGCGCTCTGGTCGGCCAGCGGGTACGTCGGGGCCTTCGGTCGCGCGATGAACCGCATCTACGAGAAGGGCGAGGGGCGGCCGGTCTGGAAGCTGCGGCCCGCGATGCTGCTGCTCACCGCCGTGCTCGTCGTGCTGGTGGCCGTGGTCCTGGCGGCCCTGGTGCTGACCGGCCCGGCGGCCCAGGCCGTCGGTGACTCGATCGGCCTCGGCGACACCGCCGTCCTGGTCTGGAACATCGCCAAGTGGCCGGTCCTGCTGGTGATCGTCGCCCTCATCGTGGCGCTGCTCTACTACTTCACCCCCAACGTGAAGCCCACGTCGTTCCGCTGGATCAGCGTCGGCGCGGTCCTCGCCATCGGCGTGTGGGTGCTGGCCAGCGTCGCGTTCGGCTTCTACGTGGCCAACTTCTCCTCCTACGACAAGACGTACGGCGCCCTCGCCGGCGTCGTCGTGTTCCTGCTCTGGCTCTGGATCACCAACATCGCGCTGCTGCTGGGCGGTGAGCTCGACGCCGAGCTCGAGCGCGGACGCGAGCTGCAGCGCGGCGAGCCGG is part of the Nocardioides plantarum genome and encodes:
- a CDS encoding YihY/virulence factor BrkB family protein; protein product: MSTRVGEADVDEDEREPDSPTDLTRRSKKFVLRKTLSEFSDDQCTDLAAALTYYAVLALFPAAIALTSILGLVGQGTSAVDEVLEILGQVGAGGVADSIGPTLRELSGSQGAGLAFVVGLAGALWSASGYVGAFGRAMNRIYEKGEGRPVWKLRPAMLLLTAVLVVLVAVVLAALVLTGPAAQAVGDSIGLGDTAVLVWNIAKWPVLLVIVALIVALLYYFTPNVKPTSFRWISVGAVLAIGVWVLASVAFGFYVANFSSYDKTYGALAGVVVFLLWLWITNIALLLGGELDAELERGRELQRGEPAEDDILLPPRDTRQLDKKAKKERKQAVEADAIRRGEH